A genomic segment from Rhodothermales bacterium encodes:
- a CDS encoding T9SS type A sorting domain-containing protein yields the protein LRESGNVSLAVFDVAGRHVKTLASGVFEAGSHDVTFSADNLPSGTYLYRLQTPAGPVSGSLVLLK from the coding sequence CTTAGAGAGTCCGGCAATGTGAGCCTGGCCGTGTTCGACGTCGCAGGTCGGCACGTCAAGACGCTCGCGTCCGGTGTATTCGAGGCCGGCAGCCACGACGTAACGTTCAGCGCTGACAACCTCCCGAGCGGCACGTACCTCTACCGGCTGCAGACACCCGCAGGTCCGGTAAGCGGAAGCCTGGTGCTGCTCAAGTAG
- a CDS encoding WbqC family protein, with the protein MSHSEIGLIAIRPPEYFPRPELFALMMAVDVFVLADTFQYSRQSFQNRTRVRTPDGWQWLSVPLEGGQHGRPIAEVRVADGGGRWKSRHWRSLEYNYRSSPFFEYYEDTIARVVGGGSRRLGEVTVASMLAVRDILEIETRVVVASAMDEVPVSPAEVARHFPGAAIATLPDAEDADLQASLILDYQVARYPQNFDRFESGMSILDLLFNVGPDVRRMLGGGRLRESARGKTRKVRTVDDHADL; encoded by the coding sequence GTGAGTCATTCTGAAATTGGACTGATTGCGATACGTCCGCCCGAGTACTTTCCGCGGCCCGAGTTGTTTGCTCTGATGATGGCGGTCGACGTCTTCGTTCTTGCGGATACGTTCCAGTACAGCCGGCAGTCGTTCCAGAACCGGACGCGCGTTCGGACTCCCGACGGATGGCAGTGGCTATCGGTTCCGCTTGAGGGTGGACAGCACGGCCGGCCTATTGCGGAAGTCCGGGTCGCCGATGGGGGCGGGCGGTGGAAGTCCAGGCATTGGCGATCGCTGGAATACAACTATCGGTCATCTCCTTTCTTTGAATACTACGAAGATACGATTGCCCGGGTCGTTGGAGGTGGATCGCGGCGGCTCGGGGAAGTGACGGTCGCCAGCATGCTAGCTGTCAGAGATATTCTGGAGATCGAGACGCGTGTTGTGGTGGCGTCCGCGATGGATGAAGTGCCGGTCAGCCCTGCGGAGGTCGCACGTCATTTCCCGGGTGCGGCGATTGCCACCCTGCCCGACGCCGAGGATGCTGATTTGCAGGCCTCCCTCATACTGGATTATCAGGTGGCGCGCTATCCGCAGAACTTCGACCGATTCGAGTCGGGGATGTCGATTCTGGACTTGCTGTTCAACGTCGGGCCGGACGTGAGGCGGATGCTGGGCGGGGGACGGCTCAGAGAATCGGCGAGAGGGAAAACAAGAAAGGTCCGCACAGTCGATGACCATGCGGACCTTTGA
- a CDS encoding carotenoid biosynthesis protein, which translates to MTHVQSANMNASIPGTSRAVRILMWVFTGAIAFSLGGIIILKIAPGVLRFFGPYFPTLVKAPTWTYMALLPVIVALMYYRQLGRRRTVVLVLIGSIVGAGAELLGTTTGFPFGGYSYTDWLGPKILGHVPYFIPLSWYAMGLVCYELARRVTNSTALAILLGATFMVLWDVSLDPAMSRAFPFWTYEEIGFFYGMPLSNWGGWFVTSAVIIAAYSRVIRGITIRHRVAPLFFFLNCAFPFMLSLLYGLYGAAAAGAVSTGLALLIVRSQSQSHDDVATSGSE; encoded by the coding sequence ATGACTCACGTGCAATCTGCAAATATGAATGCGTCGATACCGGGCACCTCGCGCGCCGTTCGCATCCTGATGTGGGTGTTCACCGGCGCCATCGCGTTCAGTCTCGGCGGCATCATCATCCTCAAGATAGCCCCGGGAGTTCTTCGGTTCTTCGGTCCGTACTTCCCGACCCTGGTCAAAGCGCCCACATGGACGTACATGGCGCTCCTGCCGGTGATCGTCGCACTCATGTACTACCGGCAGCTAGGTCGGCGCCGCACCGTGGTTTTGGTTCTCATCGGTTCGATCGTCGGAGCCGGAGCCGAACTGCTGGGCACGACGACCGGGTTTCCGTTCGGGGGATACTCGTACACGGACTGGCTTGGGCCGAAGATCCTGGGTCATGTCCCGTATTTCATCCCGCTGTCGTGGTACGCGATGGGGCTCGTGTGCTACGAGCTGGCCCGCCGCGTCACGAACAGTACCGCCCTGGCCATCCTACTCGGTGCGACGTTCATGGTGCTTTGGGATGTGTCGCTCGACCCGGCAATGAGCCGCGCATTCCCGTTCTGGACATACGAAGAAATCGGATTCTTCTACGGGATGCCGCTCTCCAACTGGGGTGGCTGGTTCGTCACGTCGGCCGTCATAATAGCCGCTTATTCAAGGGTCATCAGAGGAATCACGATCCGACATCGTGTTGCGCCATTGTTCTTTTTCCTCAATTGCGCATTCCCGTTCATGTTGTCGCTCCTCTACGGTCTATATGGCGCGGCGGCGGCGGGAGCGGTCTCAACTGGACTCGCATTGCTGATCGTTCGCTCGCAGTCGCAGAGTCATGATGACGTCGCAACATCGGGTAGCGAATGA